In Taeniopygia guttata chromosome 6, bTaeGut7.mat, whole genome shotgun sequence, the genomic stretch GCCATGGCTATCAAATTGCTAGCAAGTCTCAGATCAGAGAGACTGGGGTGTGAGAAAGATAAAGAAACAATTAGACAGCACAGTTGGTTTAAAGCCATAATGTCCCCACATTTAATAAGAGATcatactattatttttttttaataactgtaaaaaaaaaaaagactttgcAAGCACAGAAAGAAGGGTATCAGGAACACAGTGATAAAAGGGTTTCTTGTCCTTGGTTTGATTTAATGTGTTCTGAATTTCCTTTTGAGTATTGAAGTCAATATCTGCCAAATGATTCCTAAAATCCTTGTCCCCAAGAGCATGGAAGTCCAACCTTGATGGTTACTCACTTCCTATTGTAAGCTGCTTTTTGCTCGCTAGTGGTGAGTGAAGGCTTTTGACCCACATTAAACCCGAGGGCAGCTCTTCACTCAGGTCCAGCTGTCGCTACCAGTGTATGGCAGCTCTCTGCCCttcagctgcctccagctcaggCTTGGGGAGAGATACAGAAAAATCATCAAGCTTAACTTCACCATCTCCACCTGTGCAGTGGGAATGGCACTGTTCCTCACCGGATCACTGTAATAACATGTATGAAAGGCATTCCAGTGCCCAAGAAACACCAGGGAATCTTGGCTACCTACCTCCTGCTGTTTCCCATCTTACTTCCTAGCAGGTTACTCAGCCCTCCTGCTATGCCGTGTAGGGGATAAGTGTCTGCTCTCTCCTCTAAGTTGGGTAGCATAGAGTCTTTGTGGTGCTGGTAGAGACCAcaggagaagaacaaagagcAGTGAAACTTATAATGCCCTCAAACAGCAGAGacacaagtaaaaaaaaaaaaaaaaaaaaaaaaagaagaagaagcagcagcaatatATTGTTTTTAAGATAGAAGAACATACCAGAGCTAGTCACAGGGGAGAAAGGCTTTGCATTGTGCCATCCTTTTGGTTAGATCCTTGGGGCAGAAACCATTCATTTGTAATGGGATTCTTTGAATTCTGAAGCATGATGTTTTCAGTTCTGTGCTGGAGGACACTGCTGTATTAGTTATTGTTAACAGCAGCTTCATTCACCTTCAGATGTGGGCTGCTAAACTCTCTTGGGCCACAGGATGCTGAGCTAAGGGACTGCATTCCAACTGGGGTTTTGTGCAAGGCACAGCACAGGAAATCCTTGGCCTCTAAACCTTGCCaaagcaggaaataaatatGATTTCTGGTCATTTAGAAGGTGACCTGGGAAAATTATATGAGGCTAGATTAAGAATATGCAACATAGAGTAAATCTGAAGAATGAAACCATAGCTGAGAGACTGTAAACAGCACCCAAGTGACACTTTGTCCTTCTCTGAGCAAGCTTTGTGCTCAATGCAGCCCACCTGGCTTTCTCATGTTCTGTTCAGTTGGACATGTGATGTCCAAATCAACACTCCTTACATAGCAGACTATATCCGAAAGAGTGTAGGACTTGGGCTCTGTGGTAGTTGCAGTTTCAGCCCAAACAGCCATGCATATGGAGCAGAAAATGTGCTTGAGCTACAGCAGGAACAGGCTCTGTCTCCCACACAGTGACAATGTGAGGCTGAAGAGCACCACAAAGGTGAGCCTCCAGGCCACCAAGTCTGCATCAGAGAACAGACTCAGCGCATTTCAGGCCATCTGTGAATAAATCCAAGTTTGTACCTCTCCCAGGGTCATACTGTACTAACATCATCCAGTAACAGGAGCAACAAACGCTCCCTGCAAATGCTGGCAGCAAATATTGGTAATACATTGCTACAAGCCATGAAAAAGCAGCTAGGATATATGTTGTTCAGGGAGGGTGAGGGCTTTGGAGTAGTTGTACCAAAAAACCAGTGTCAGCCAGACAACCCAGCTGGTTCTGACTGGCAGCTCCAAGAGAAAATCAAAGTGGCACATGTTGCTCCTGATTTAGAGCAACCTGCATCAACTTGCCAGCCTgtctttcagaaatgtttcatcCTTCAACTTTTCAGTAAGTTTCTGAGGGTGCTTTTAGGAGGAAAAACAGAGCTTACCAATTCACAGAATACCAGTTTTCACCCGCAACCTGTTATTGCTGGAGGGAAGAGAGTAATGTAACAGTGATGTAACAATTCTTGAGCCCAGAAGAGCCAGCCTTAACACAGAACAATTAAATTTTAGGTAAGCCTGTCCTGAAGTGCAAGCATAGTGATATCAAGAGTGTTTCATAGCATGTCTAAGAACTGTTTAGTGCTATAATGCTATAgattgggatttttcttttctcaagaAGTAGTGAAAAGTCAGTATTGAATGGAGGAAGGAGTTAGAGGCTGTCAGAACTGACAGTGAAATCTGATGGCTGAAGTCCATTGCAGGAGAGGACACCAGTAATAATATTTGAGTAGGAGCAGTAGCCTGGCCAGGAGCTAGAGAGACTCTCAAATGTGGGCATGGTTGCTGCAGTCATAAATAGCATGGAGATGTGGGAGATGCATTTTGGACCAGCTACTCTCTTTGGGTCATATGAAGTGTGTCTGTTGGTCTACCAGATCAGGCTGGGTTAATGGGTGTAAGGATGCAGTTGGCAGCTGAGAGTAGAGGTACCAGTGGGCTCCAGAGGGCCTGGTTTTGTAGCTGAACTGTGCTCACAGCCAAAAGTCACATCTTTGTTGGGCCTAGGGCTGGAAGGGAACCAACTTTGCTTTACTTGCTCTTGCTTGCCAATAGCCAAGTTCAGGTCCTTAGAGCTCTACAGTGCTCTTGCTCCAGCTGATGACTTCATGAACACCTAGTGCTGGGAGGAACACAGCTCCCTGTACAGCCTTAAACTCTCTCTTTCCCTGCATATGCAATGACATCATTGCCACCTGAGGGCCCAAACTCTGGTTTTGGCAGGTGGAAGCCTTTTGGGTCACCTTACTTTGGGTTCTTGCTCTCAATGCATATTTATGTAATGATTGCTAGATGGCTGTAATTAAATGACTGTAAAGCACTACCTAAAATGCACCAGTAATAAATTCTTAATAGCTGGTGCTATAACAAGCAGTTACACAAAAGAATATATCGTAACATGCAGATTGTTAACAGTGTCTGGGCCTGTTTAATGCTCAGCTTTAAACAGTTACAATGCACACTATTAAAGGGCATGTAAAATTTGTAACTACTAAATAAAAAGTCcaaatcagaaacaaaatatatCCAAGCTTCAGTGGTGAAGAAGCCACAGAAGAGTTTGGGGTGGATAAGCTACCTTATCTCTGCAATCCTTGTGGTGGTGCTTCCTATCACCCATGGTTTCTGTAAAGCATACAACATGTGCATTTCTCTACCTGGCACAGATTCTGTCCATGTCTCTGTCCTGACTCATAAACATGGTTAGGATTCCACTTACATTACAAATATGTGACCAGGTACAATGACCCATGGTTTTGCATTTTGTGAGGAAAGGATGGgtcagtaaaaattaattttgccgCTCATATTTTTCACTTCTCCTGTCCACTCAAAGCTGCTGTGTGGGCAATAATTCTACAGAGTTGGTTTCCCATGgctaaagaataaaataaacatacatTCAAGACTCAGAAGGGTTAGCAAAATCAGCAGGTGGCCAGGTTTTGCACACTTGGTACAACATTGCTGCACATCAGAGGATGGCTGAGTCTGTCTAGTCACTGTCAGGAACTGCACACATGGTTGGTAAATGCAAATGTACTAACCAGCTGATGACAAGAGAATATTTTATACTacagtcacaaaaaaaaaaaacaaaaaacccaaaaaccaaaacaaaactccagggctctctgcctTGGGCCTGTATGCTAATGTACATCCTGAAACAGACAAGACCATTAGGTTTAAGACCTACAGCCTGGCCCACAGACATACTATgaaaaaatcagatattttgAGGCTTCTGAGGCCTGGCAATCCATAACATCAGTGAAAACAATGGTAAATTCAGCATATTTGAGTACCAGGATGGGTTGAATAAATTCTTCCTTACATTTGAGGAGTGCTTTGTATCAAAAATGTAGCTGCTGATTTCCCTGGATAGCACACAgagaatattttactttatcaGTTGGGAAGCATCATAATTCCTCTAAAGTTAGGATGGAAAATGTTTGCCAGTGCAATATCgagaggaaaaaaactcagATGTTTTTGCCTTATGCTGCTGAAAGCTGTCCAGTACAGAGATTTAGTCTTCTCCTGACCATAGGCCTTTTGTGAGCTGTGGAGAGCAAGTCCACCTAATGGATTTTGCCAAGCCCCACCAAGTGGGTGCATTGCCCTAAATGCATAGCTAGGTTACACTTATGGGTCTGGAAGCCTCCACTAAATTTGGAAGTGCTGTTCAGATTATAGCCTCCAGCTGCTGAAGATATTTTCTTACAAACAGTTGGCTACTCAAATACCTTGTGCCTCCCTAGACACTGCCTCTGTCTCAGCTTTCAAGTCCAGCCAGCCCTACCTCAGTCATTGCTGTTTGATTCATACCATCTATATCTCGTAGTGCTCCTAGCAATTGATAAATTATGACTCCAGTGAGACTATTGGGTTAAACGCTAAGGAAGAAAGAATGATGACAGTAATACTTGTCATTTGTGTGGCGATGTAGCAACACAAAACCCTCTCTCAAACATACATTAGCTTGGAGGAACCTTTCCAGGGGATAGGCTTTCTGAGAAATGTTTATGGCTTTTGAATACATGATAGGCATGAACTTGACATGACCTACTTGGCCAAGTCCTGAGCTTCAGCCTAGTCTTTTACCACCACAAATCAGTCTATTCGAAGTATAGCCAGACTGATATCTTCACTGGGATGGCAAGGTTATAGCACATAGCAGCTTGAGAAAACACAGGATGGAGGCTGCTTTGTTCTCGGGATTTAAAGACTCGGGAATACTTTTACTAATGTCATAAGAAAATGGCTAAGTTCTACCCATACAGAAAAGCCAGCATAGGTCCTGGGATGATTAAAATATCTGACACTTGATTGAAGTGAACACATTAATATCCTTATAGTATACACAGGTCCCTCGTTTATCTTGGCATTGGAAAATGCAAGTTAAAGCAGAGATTGTAAAGGCTTTCTGCTAAATATCCTAGACACAAGAGTTGCTTTTTCCTCCTGACTTACCTCAGCATCATGCTGCaggtttttctgctgtttcatCTCAGCCTTCATACCATCCTCTCAACTTGATCTTGTATTAAGGTAATGACAAATTGTCAAATTACACtgtcttttaattttgttgtttAATTAAATATCATGGAATTGGGAAATTAGATAAAAGGTGGCATATGTTTCCAAGGACTGATACGCCTGTAAAGGAACCTAAAGGCTCTAAAGGCCCTCTCCCCAGCATGGCACTGAATTGCACCAATTCTGTTACAGATAAAGCTGTAGTCACTGAATTAACTGAAACCCAACCAAAGCACCCACAGTGTATGCAGTCCATAGGGGCATTCCCTACTGGGCAGAGAGAATCGTAGTCATGAAGGAGATGTTATCTGGGACCTCTCACAGGACCACTTTCTTCCTGGGATAGTTGATATATTAGGAACCATTGATCTGATTGCTCTCACCAGCCTGTGTCATACTCTGGGTCACTCTGCATCATCAGAATGACCTGCTTGCAACAGGCCTCTGATCTCAATCCTCCTGCTAGTTGTAATTAAGGAAATTCTATTGCATAGTACAGATACAATTACAGTTGCAGTACCTGCCTAttcaaaattaatataaatacaATGGCAAAATTTCTCCTATGTGATTGAATAATTACCAAAATACAACTCCAGTAGAGCAAAGATCAGGAATGTTTCATGCCATCATCATCCAGAAaccagcatttaaaaattgtaaTCCTCATTCATACAACACACACCTTAGAAACAGATTCACTACAAAAAATTAGTATAGAGGAAGTGAGCTGAGAgccattaaaaacatttttttaaatgaacgGCCATCACATTattacaaataataattttcctttcacacTAATTTTTTAATCTATCCATGTTCCttataaaatattacagaacATTTTAATCATAGCATTGTTTTCCTTAAACATGTGCATTTCAGTAATGACACTTGCATGTATAAATTTAATGAGTTAAGATGTTAGACTGATGTCAGAACTGAGTAGTcatttattcagaaaaaaaaaatcttgtttttctgtctgtaaATTTTCTAtggaaagttattttttttcaatgcatTCAATATTCAATATATTAGTTGTATAGTCCTACTGAGGCTTCTCTGATTTGGAGTCATTTGCAGCCTGTTGGTTACAGTTATTTCACATTTGAAATTTGAACTCTAGTCCTTCCTTTTTATTGGATGTATAGTTTACAGAAACTGATGCTATTCTCCAATTAAAAAACATGTGAccagaatgaaaatgaaataagcTTTGTACACACCATCAGCAGTTCACATCTGTGTTTCAACAGGAGTAAATTCCTAATCTATAATACAATGTCCATGTGAGCACAAGCTGAAAGTCATCTTAAAGCAGTCCCATCTTATAAAGACTGTTATTCTGCAGCTTTAAATATCCATGTAGCACACAGTACCTCCTTTTGCCCAGCCTATGCAGTTATGTTCCCTTTTAGAAACAAttctaacaaaacaaaacaagtctTTGAAGGAGGACTTTTCCTTAGGTTCACAGTTATCTGCCCAGCTCCTGTGAGGATTAGGAAAGCAAGGCTGACAGCAGCCTTCAGTCCACTGAGGTAAGAGGAAAATCAAAGTATTTACACAGTggagagaatgagagaaaaggaTAACGGACAGTACTGAataagaaaaaaccaaaacagtttAAAGCAACTTTACAAGGAGGGAGAAGTGTCCTAGAGTGGTCATTAGCCACACTGCAAGGAATTAGGTACATCAAAAAAGGGGAACATTTACTGCAGATATTATGATGTGGGAAGGATTGGAGGAGGTTGTTATTCTTGAAACTACTTCATGAACTGGCAGATGGCCCTTTGGTCAGGGCACAGGAAATCCAAGTCCCATATCTGCTGCAGATGTCCTTTATGGGATCAGAGAAGTGTCCAAAATCaccagcaggagccaggcagaagctggcacaggggacactAGGGTGGCCAGTGTCAAAGCAGCAATCAAAATAAATGGGAAATGCCTGTTCCAGTAGGGAATTTCTCCATGCCTCCTCTTGCATAAAGCCATCCAAAATGGGCAagaacatctgcttttgttTCCACAGTAAAAGCTGACACTGGAGGAGATATGCACATTTGGGAGGGGAGCACATTCCACAGTGGAGCTCTTTGTAACGCTCTTGTAACAATACAAGACCATTCTGGGAACATCACTTGGTGAAAACTGACTGTATCCAAGATGCCAGAGCTGCCAtggaggtggcaggagaaggtgtaCTGAAATGACAGAGGGCTCCTCTTGGCAACTGGGTGGCAAAGCAGATCACCCCACATGCATGGCAGAAGGGTGACTTGTAGGGACCATTCTGTGGCCTAACACTTCCCTCCTTTTCTATGGATATTTCAGGGAATTAGTTGCTCCATTTGCCCTTCAGCAAGGAACTGCATTAATATGAAGGTGCAATGAGCTTCCACAGCAGGCTAGCCTGCAGATCCTCTTGCTCGGTCTTTGtgcatgcaaaataaaattacactAAAATGTGAACTTAGGGCTAGAGAAAATACCTGGGTGGGAAACTAGGAGAACATTTCACCACAGCTGGTGTTTGAAAATGAATGGTCATTGAAGGTACTTGAACTTAAATACAACCTATTTGTTAATAATAGATATGTTCAGCAGAAAGATGCAAGATTCCAGGCTGCTGTCCTGGACTGTTTTACCCCAAACCACCCCTCAAATCATTTATGTAGAAGACATGCTTCAGAGCAAGACTTGACTCACTGACTGCAACTTCACCTATGTCCTAGACAGGTGCTTCTGTTTGAAGGCTCATGAGTTGACAGACTTCCTACTACCTCTGTAATGCAGGTGTTTGGGTCATTTTTAGAACatacaagaaaagaaatataatatATTCTTAGAACAGAACTCTGAGAAAACTGTAATTTCTATTACCCTCTTAAAAAATCCTCTCAACAGTTCAATTCTACAGTTAACACTGTAGAGGAACCActatttcaaaagaaatgtaCCGTATGGAAACAGAGTAATTCCAAAGATAAAGAGATGCCtaaaaaaagtgtttctcaTTGTAACTGAAGTACTTGCTTCAAGATTAGAAATGGGATAGTTCTTgaaaggagcagagaggagaggaaTGCAAATTAAACCAACTTACTAAAAAAAACTAGTCAATGCTCATCTAAATGCTCAGCTGGAATCACAGTAACTAATCCAGATTTTTCTAACATGAACATTTCTCATTAGGACAACCATTATAGCCAGTAAATACCATTGGAAAGAACCAAACTACTCCTTACATAGTTTTCCTCATTGAAGTTGACAATTAATAGCTGACCAGTGAATAAGATTTTGCAGTAATGATTCTACTCAGTCCAGATCAGTCTGTTTAGCAAATTGGAAGACAAATCAGATTAAGAATATATAAGGAAGCCCTAGTTACCTGGTTAAAGGAAAACCTCAGCATATCATGTTAATTCTTTGTTTCTACACCCTTTGATATATTTACACACGACACTTTCCATAGCATCACCTCTTTCCATGTGAAAGCAGAAGCCTCATGCTGGCATATCAAGGGCTGGGCTTTTTCACTGTGCTAATAATAGCATTTAGAATTCCAGACAGTAGTAGGAACTTCCCCATTTCctatgaagaaaataatctttaaaaatataatgaagtTTTAATCAACTTTTTGACAAGGTGAGAGGAAGAAAGGGACCTGTCAGAACTATCTCTGGCCAGTGGTGAATGTCTTCTCTCCCCTTTCAGGATGGCCTGGGACTCTTTGTGCAGCCAGGACTTACGGCGGCCTAGGATAAGAAGTGCCTCAAGCTGGATGCCCGACagtgggagcagcactgggacaccatccctggaggagctgcgTCACCTGCTCTGCACTCGCACACACCCCACAGGACACGTGGATGAAGTCTGGCCAAACCTTTATGTGGGAGACCTGTAAGAGACAGGAAGGGTTGAGGGTTATTGCAAGTCTTCCCCCAAATCTTCcattctttattaaaaaaaaaaataaattatttatacagAGAGTTAGGCAATATTCAGCAGAGGTGACTTGGTGAGAAAGTCCTTGAAATCAGAAACCCCTTAGCTTGTGCAGAAATATCTCCACCACCACCTTTCATCAGTTGAGAACCATCTAAACATGTGTTTGGGAAAAAACGGAGGGAAATCTAAGAGTTAGTTTCTTAACAAGTCACTTCTGTCTCAAAGCATTCTGATGAACACTTTGAGCCTGATCAACCTGTCAAAAAAATAGCCACCATCACTTCCTGCGGTCGTAACAAACTCAGCATCAGCAGCATGTTCTTCCCTGCATTGCAGTGCAGCAGGCAAATATAATTGCCCATGTTCCTTCCAGGTATGTCGCTCGTGACAAGGCACAGCTGAGCCGCATGGGCATCTCCCACGTTGTGAATGCCGCTGCCGGGAGATTTCGCATCAACACTGGGCCCAAGTTCTACAATGACTTGCCTGTGGATTACTATGGAGTAGAAGCAGAGGACAACCCAAACTTTGATCTCAGCATTCACTTCTATCCAGTTGCTCAGTACATCAGAGAAGCACTGAATTCCCCAAGAGGTAACTAGACCATCTGTGCATGTTGCGTATTTTCTGCATAGTAGACAAGCAGGGCAAGTTaccaaatattattttacataGACCAACCCACCTGCATGTGGATAAGAATGGAAATACCCAAACAAAGTAGCATCCTACCTGCCTCCTGAACTCCTAATGGTAGTTCTCCTGTATCCCTGAAACAGGGAAGGATGCACTGAACAGGCTTTTAAAAGGGTTCTCCCTATGCCTAGTGTTATTCATCAGTAAAAGACAAAATAGCAAATGTCCTTCATTACCTACAGGGACACACTGACCTGGGAGGAGGCACATTATTTGATCTTTTCAAGTTAGTgatgggatttaaaaaaaaaaagacaagggTAAGTGTCATATTTGAGTAAGAAGATTCAACTATAATGCTACAATCTGTGTAAGTCCTACAAACACAGAATAGGGAAGAACTTGCTAGAAAGCAATTTAATAGAAGTGAGATCAAGCAACATCACCAGCCTGGAATAAAGTCATGCTGTCGCTAGAAAAAGTATAACTTCTAAATAAGTCTTCAGATTCACTAAATACATGCCAGGTACAAGACAAGGCTTGGGGCCAATGGGAGATTACTACTAAGGGCAAGCCTTCACAAAAGCAAGTCATCACCGTGCCACAAAACTGTACAGATACTACTCAAAAGTGATTTAATAAGAGAACAGTTGTACACTCAGCAAACCATCTTGCTTGCATCATGGTGAGCTTTAATTGCAATTAGGGTCCTAAAATACTGACTACTCAGTCTAATTATATACATTGGTAGATCTGGTCCACACCCAACTAGCCAGGAAGGGGAGGCACAGTAACTGCAAACAGTGTACCTTAATGCTAGATACCTGTGCATTTCCTGCTCTTTGGAGGGCTTGTTCTGTTCTGTTAGAAAATATTTGCCCTTGTGCAGCTTAGGGCTGCATTTGGGGAATTTGGATTTTCACCCATTTTTATTACAGCATACGCTATTTGCAAGTGAATTCATTATTGGCTGTGCTCCAGAGAAAGGTAAGATCCAAAATCTGTTCATGTGTGTGTAAAAGCAAAGTTCCAAATCAATTgacaaaagacagaaaacagcaTATGAATTGTAGAAACCACAATAGCAAACAAAACTAGTGCTTTGCAAAATGCATGCTGAAATACTAAGTTATGAATGCAGAACAAGTTACAGCTCAAGGCATATTTATCCCTACTCCCATGCTTTTAATACTGCTTTACTGAACTCCATATGGAAGTAGAGTTCTGGGAATGGAGACAAGGTGAAATTTAATCATACGCTGTCCAGCTGTTGCTGACATTCATCATTTTGAGGAAAGTGCAACAGtttagaaaatatataaacaagATGTTCTGGAAGCATAATTTCCTGGTACAGAAATTTAGCAGCTAAATACCCATGACCTGTGCAGGGATGAGACAGGGAGGGGATTGTTACTCACATaatttagaagaagaaaaaaagtagtgTTTATTATAAGCAGtgaacaacaaaacaaaatatatcaGGTGACAAGAGGCCAGTCCATATTAAATACAGGATGTAACAAGGTACTACTGTTTGATTAAGAAGTAATTTAAGACTGCTGCTTAACTATTACAAGCAAATTTAacatcactttttttctttaacagaaaTATATCATCCTTTTTACCTAAGAGGACAAGTCGAAGTTAAGACTGTATGAGGCACAAATGTATTTAAAACTAAGAATCAAGTATTTATTAGAATTAGATAAGAGCTGTTATTTCAATCAcgcttgaaaaaaaatctgatgctTTATACCACATCCAGAAAACAGCATCTACTGATTTATTCCAGATTTCTACTTTAGCTGAACAGAATATTATCTTTGGTGATGTAAGAAGTTTGTTTTAAGGCAGTTTCTTAAAACTCAGGTGCCAGAGTGTGAGCAAAAGGAAGCAGAGGGGTGTGCACTAACTTGCTCCTACGTGGGAGCTGTTCCTGTCACAGTACTCAATGGCTACATAGTCTTTGTTGCAGAAATTAGACAATATATGCACTACTGTTGCAGCCATGCTACATAAGCATTATTTTATGATCCCAACTTCCTTGACTGCttttccttcagcacagcctggcacttTCTTTACCCATGTAACAGAGCTGTTTGGGAAGGCTCAGACAAGAGTGAACAGATGCACAATCTGTCCTCTTTCCTACAAGGAAAAACATGGAGTTGGGAAAGTACTAGCCTTCTCCCTCATGCTCAAGCTCAAAGGACAACACCTTGAATATTAATCTTGACCCTTTGCATGGCCACCTGTGCAATTTGCATTTCTCTGGAATGCAGCTAAACCTAAAGTAAATCAGCAGGGTTTTGTGAAGTCTCACAGAAGGACGAGGGAAAGAACTTGATGAACCCATGCCATGAAAACTACTAAACTAAGACTCTGTTGAGTGAAAGATTCCCAAATAAAGAGCTTTGCCTTTTATTGACCTCTGAACGTGTTTAAAACAGGCAGGTTAAAATCATCCATTAAAGTCTTGAAATGGCAGACTCTCTCAAAGCCATGTCTCTTCCTCCCCTTCAGTGGAGCAAATGAAAAGCTAGGCTCCCTCCCCTGTCACCTTCTTGTTGGTGGGAGTTATGGAAGCTGCTTAACTTTGGAGAAAAGGGTCTTCTTGCTTGACTCCACTGTCGGTGTGTTACATACCTCAGTCTGACCTCCCACTCTGCAGCAGATGACAGCTCTTACCTGCTCTGACTTGCCACTATTTAAAACTCTCCGTAGGCTTCTTGCTATTTTCAGCTGTGACAAAACAGATACTGGATTAATCAGGAAATAGGCAGTGGATTCTGCACCTGGCTAAAGCCTAACAGGAGATGAGAAAACAGTGGAACAAGCCCCTAGGGCCCATTAGCCCAGCTGAGCTCTCCTGCTGAGCAGAATACTTCAGCTGGATCCAATGGAGTGAGGGCAGCTGGGATGTTGACTATGGGTGACAGATCTGGAGCCTCATCTTAAGCCAAATTGAATCCATCCTGAAAGAAAGCAAGGGCTAGTTTAGGAGATTTAGCTCATGTAATGATGATTAGCAAAAGGACAATAAGTTATTATGTGTTTTAATGACTGATCTTGTTCAACAACATTGAATTTCCTAACTTGAATTTAGCCAACAAAGTTGAATGTGCAAACTTTATCCCTAGTGCAAACCCTTTGATGTTAGTAGAGTTACAGCAGGCATGAGCTGGATAGAATATCCATAATCCGCTGTTAAAAAACAA encodes the following:
- the LOC100232794 gene encoding dual specificity protein phosphatase 13B, producing MAWDSLCSQDLRRPRIRSASSWMPDSGSSTGTPSLEELRHLLCTRTHPTGHVDEVWPNLYVGDLYVARDKAQLSRMGISHVVNAAAGRFRINTGPKFYNDLPVDYYGVEAEDNPNFDLSIHFYPVAQYIREALNSPRGKVLVHCAMGISRSATLVLAFLMICEGMSLTTAIETVRSHRGICPNSGFLQQLRDLDLRLGRGTGRGAC